A part of Rhipicephalus microplus isolate Deutch F79 chromosome 8, USDA_Rmic, whole genome shotgun sequence genomic DNA contains:
- the LOC119164088 gene encoding uncharacterized protein LOC119164088: MTPHSSLSIATYKLRCRIMPGKLLDSSGVPLDMETAVLVSFFYSVLILCSCQGDLVEEATIVHPMVFESREPSFEKLLMIQEGHSLKLTKASVLAEKLLLRDITENGIIDHYVDGKAYENELYQDSEQLASLVVKPQSNGDYHIKGIVNSTHFIEPILTVERSFSGRTAHKLSKLGVWKDIHDDVVISRPARFRRHTKLDKETKLELPQNFTIETVFISDLNHTKYFSNDKDRISYVSVLMLAASIG; the protein is encoded by the exons ATGACACCTCATTCGTCGCTGTCTATTGCGACATATAAACTCAGGTGTCGCATCATGCCCGGGAAATTGCTGGACTCTTCCGGCGTGCCGCTCGACATGGAAACTGCCGTCTTGGTATCTTTTTTCTACAGCGTTCTAATCC TTTGCAGCTGCCAGGGAGACTTGGTAGAAGAGGCGACTATAGTTCATCCCATGGTTTTCGAGAGCCGAGAACCGAGCTTCGAAAAACTTCTCATGATTCAGGAAGGCCACTCTTTGAAATTAACGAAAGCGTCCGTGCTGGCTGAAAAACTGTTACTTCGTGATATAACGGAAAACGGCATCATCGACCACTAT GTGGATGGAAAAGCATACGAGAATGAACTCTATCAGGACTCCGAGCAGCTAGCATCATTAGTTGTAAAACCGCAATCGAATGGTGACTATCATATA aAGGGAATCGTAAATTCCACTCATTTCATTGAGCCTATCTTGACCGTGGAGAGGTCATTCTCTGGACGGACAGCGCACAAGTTGTCGAAGCTTGGAGTATGGAAAGATATACACGACGACGTTGTCATATCTA GACCCGCAAGATTCAGACGACACACAAAGCTTGATAAAG agaCCAAACTGGAACTGCCACAAAACTTCACTATCGAGACGGTGTTCATCAGTGACCTCAACCACACTAAATATTTTAGTAATGACAAGGACCGTATTAGTTATGTATCAGTGCTGATGCTTGCGGCAAGTATTGGCTAG